In one window of Clostridia bacterium DNA:
- a CDS encoding LysO family transporter encodes MRIFLYIAIIFIGAWLGAGGKLSESFTVNLSKLQFISLLLLLFIMGVNIGVNDDVINGFYKLGFQAVVLAVFAIAFSVFFVKLVSGFVQRGRKDSE; translated from the coding sequence GTGAGGATATTTCTATATATAGCTATAATTTTTATTGGCGCATGGCTGGGTGCGGGAGGGAAGCTTTCGGAAAGCTTTACGGTCAATCTGTCCAAGCTTCAGTTTATCAGCTTGCTGCTTTTGCTTTTCATAATGGGAGTCAATATCGGTGTCAATGATGATGTGATAAATGGGTTCTACAAGCTAGGTTTCCAGGCAGTTGTACTTGCTGTTTTCGCAATAGCCTTCAGTGTGTTTTTTGTTAAGCTGGTATCGGGTTTTGTACAGCGAGGACGAAAGGATAGTGAATGA
- a CDS encoding lysine exporter LysO family protein, whose amino-acid sequence MNAGIIAAVASGIIAGLFLFPPQLVQYIGITIDFGLCALLFFVGIDIGRNKDIINQIKACGLRILLIPIMIALGSIIGSAAGGFIIGLPFNEAGAIGAGFGWYSLSAIILSDYSPEIGALAFVTNVCREIFALMAIPFIAKYIGKLESIAPAGATAMDTSLAVVSRATDSRTAVVSFIAGVVLSLLVPILVPLLISL is encoded by the coding sequence ATGAATGCAGGGATAATTGCAGCTGTTGCATCGGGTATCATTGCCGGACTATTTTTGTTTCCTCCTCAGCTTGTTCAATACATAGGCATAACAATTGACTTTGGACTCTGTGCGTTACTGTTTTTTGTCGGAATAGACATTGGCCGGAATAAGGATATTATAAATCAAATCAAAGCGTGCGGTCTCAGAATACTGCTTATTCCCATAATGATAGCTCTGGGCAGCATAATAGGGAGTGCTGCAGGAGGCTTCATCATAGGACTTCCTTTCAATGAGGCGGGGGCAATAGGAGCAGGTTTTGGTTGGTATAGTCTCTCAGCAATAATACTGTCTGACTACAGCCCGGAAATAGGAGCATTGGCGTTTGTGACTAATGTCTGCAGAGAGATTTTTGCATTGATGGCAATACCTTTTATAGCCAAGTACATAGGAAAGCTTGAGAGCATTGCACCTGCCGGAGCTACAGCAATGGATACCTCTCTTGCCGTTGTATCCAGGGCTACTGATAGCAGAACTGCGGTGGTTTCCTTTATCGCGGGGGTTGTTCTGTCACTGTTGGTGCCTATACTGGTACCGCTTTTGATAT